In the genome of Doryrhamphus excisus isolate RoL2022-K1 chromosome 11, RoL_Dexc_1.0, whole genome shotgun sequence, one region contains:
- the LOC131138014 gene encoding AT-rich interactive domain-containing protein 3B-like: MMDYSKAQMSGLSEEGGSVKCPQSSPASVKLEALMEHLQRQQQAKQDMNLQEKHLQAHFLFAQRAAEVARAPPGSRPDLFGKADGLPQLAFNSHLSRMDVEEETGDEDSEEEVAEEEESGPEAKKPGLEQLPGVPFSAYTDPHSAAGKSSSSPPGTVKQEENEVLSPVGPPTFTSGNGFTDSAYDEPFKQRAPIWAEESDGGRGRAEPSRDFAKLYELDSDPQRKEFLDELFVFMQKRGTPVNRIPIMAKQVLDLYKLYKLVTEKGGLVEVINKKIWREITRGLNLPTSITSAAFTLRTQYMKYIYPFECEKKGLSSPGELQAAIDSNRREGRRPSYTNTLYRYSASPNSAPHTLHPSPTMQTPTSGHNTSSRSVSPTGKKHADETSTPLIPPRLPVARALAQNHHQHLVQAATLEHLRERLERGSGGAVADGPEKKMMRLAEEQQRLVHQALQQNLLAMASHFNPMNVKVNNGREGTDLAPGFSAPHGAASISVSVEVNGTMYSGMLFAQKSAAPVVSQAGTAAGGFSAFSSSHSPSSSSSTSSKGPH, translated from the exons ATGATGGATTACTCTAAAGCGCAAATG TCGGGTTTATCTGAGGAGGGCGGCTCAGTGAAATGCCCCCAGTCCAGTCCTGCTAGCGTGAAGCTGGAGGCGTTGATGGAGCACCTCCAGAGACAACAGCAAGCCAAGCAGGACATGAACCTCCAAGAGAAACACCTTCAAGCTCACTTCCTCTTTGCTCAACGTGCTGCGGAAGTTGCCAGGGCCCCACCGGGGTCCAGGCCGGACCTTTTTGGCAAAGCAGATGGCCTCCCCCAATTAGCGTTCAACAGCCATCTGAGCAGGATGGATGTGGAGGAGGAGACTGGTGATGAAGACTCAGAAGAAGAAGTAGCAGAAGAGGAGGAAAGCGGACCGGAAGCCAAGAAGCCTGGACTTGAGCAGCTCCCAGGCGTCCCTTTCAGTGCGTACACTGACCCTCATTCAGCAGCTGGGAAGTCCTCCTCATCTCCTCCTGGAACTGTGAAGCAGGAGGAGAACGAGGTGTTGTCTCCTGTGGGGCCGCCGACCTTCACATCAGGCAATGGTTTCACTGACAGCGCCTATGATGAGCCTTTTAAACAA AGAGCTCCCATCTGGGCTGAGGAGAGCgatggaggaagaggacgagCAGAACCTTCCAGGGACTTTGCAAAG CTTTACGAACTGGACAGTGACCCACAGCGGAAGGAGTTTCTTGATGAACTGTTTGTCTTCATGCAAAAACGAG GAACCCCCGTGAATCGCATTCCCATCATGGCCAAACAAGTGCTGGACCTGTACAAGCTCTACAAGCTTGTGACAGAGAAGGGAGGCCTGGTGGAAGTCATCAATAAGAAGATTTGGCGGGAGATCACCAGAGGCCTCAACCTCCCAACATCGATAACCAGTGCAGCTTTTACTCTGCGCACACA GTATATGAAATACATATATCCCTTTGAGTGCGAAAAGAAGGGTCTGAGCTCTCCAGGCGAGCTGCAGGCTGCCATCGACAGTAACCGCAGAGAAGGTCGGCGTCCCAGCTACACCAACACCCTGTACCGCTACTCGGCATCTCCAAACTCTGCCCCACACACGCTGCATCCCTCACCCACGATGCAGACCCCCACATCCGGGCACAACACCTCCAGTCGGTCAGTTAGCCCAACTGGGAAGAAACACGCAG ATGAAACCTCAACTCCGCTCATCCCCCCCCGGCTTCCCGTGGCCCGAGCCCTGGCGCAGAACCATCATCAGCATTTGGTTCAAGCTGCCACTCTGGAGCATCTCAGAGAGAGGCTGGAGCGGGGGTCGGGGGGCGCTGTCGCAGACGGTCCAGAGAAGAAGATGATGCGTCTGGCTGAGGAGCAGCAGCGCCTCGTGCATCAGGCGCTCCAGCAAAACCTGCTGGCCATGGCGTCCCACTTCAACCCCATGAACGTCAAAGTCAACAATGGTCGTG AGGGCACGGATTTGGCCCCGGGTTTCTCCGCTCCGCATGGAGCAGCCAGTATTAGCGTGTCTGTCGAGGTCAACGGCACCATGTACTCTG GAATGCTGTTTGCCCAGAAGTCAGCTGCCCCCGTGGTGTCGCAGGCTGGAACTGCAGCAGGTGGTTTTAGTgccttctcctcctcccacagcccgtcctcctcttcctccacctcctcaAAGGGACCCCATTAA